GTATTCTGCTTGGAACTTCTCATCGCCATCACGCTTAACAATCGAGATCGAATTGTGCTCCTCTGGCAAGGTGTATATGAGCATATTGCCAACATAGTTCAGTCCACAGTCATGCCATGTGCCCTTGTGGAGAAAGCTATTTTTGGCCTTCTGCGGATATGCCAGAGGTTACTTCCATACAAAGAGAACCTTGCTGATGAGTTGCTGAGGTCATTGCAATTAGTTCTGAAGCTGGACGCACGTGTAGCGGATGCATACTGTGAGAACATCACACAAGAGGTCGCACGGCTTGTCAAAGCAAACGCGGGACACATAAAATCGCAGATGGGTTGGAGAACTGTAGTGTTGCTGCTCTCCATTACAGCTCGCCACCCAGATGCTTCAGGGGTAGGCTTTGAGGCTATCATGTTTATCATGTCAGAGGGCCACCTTTCAAGATCAAATTATGCCTTCTGCATTGAAGCGTCAAGGCAGTTTGCCGAGTCCAGAGTTGGTCTAACAGACAGGTCCATTCGTGCCCTGGATTTGATGGCTGATTCGGTCACTTATCTTGCCCGGTGGTCGCAAGATACAAAAGAGCCGGGCGAAGAAGCTGATAGAGGGGTGGAAGCAATCAGGGAGATGTGGCTCAAACTTCTGCAAGCGCTGAAAAAGTTGAGCCTGGACCAGAGAGAGGAGGTGCGAAACCACGCATTGGTTTCACTCCAGCGATGCCTAACAGCGACCGAAGGGATAGGCCTCCAGTCCACCACATGGTCACACGCTTTCGATCACATCATATTCGCTTTGCTGGACGACTTGCTGGAAATCGCCCAGAACCACTCGCAGAAGGACCACAGGAACATGGAAGGATCCCTCGTGCTCGCCGTGAAACTGGTAGCAAAGGTCTACCTTCAGCTGTTACCAGACCTCTTCGGGCTGAGCAGCTTCTGCAAGCTGTGGCTGGGGGTCCTCAGCCGGATGGAGAAGTGCATCAAGACCAAGGTCCGGGGCAAGCGCAGCGACAAGCTTCAGGAACTGATCCCGGACCTTCTCAGGAACATCCTGGTCGCGATGAAGAGCAGGGGGATCCTCGCCAAGAGGAGCACGATAGGGGGCGACAGCCTGTGGGAGCTGACGTGGCTCCATGTGAACAACATCTCGACGGGCCTGCAGTCGGAGGTCTTCCCGAGCCAGGAGTATGAGCCGCCGAGCAATGCCGGTAGCCCGAGAGGGGGGCTGAACGACGCCGAGATTAAGAACTAGAAAAAGCTCATGGGTCGGCTCATCCATTGAGACGTAAGGTTTTGATATTGTAACCCGCATTTCGCCGCCTCCATTGTATGTATATTTATTCTGTCCGAGTTGCTGTTGTTGCGTAAAACTGTGGCAGCAATGTGAGCAGATTGACATGTTTGCGCTGCTGACCTGAGTGGCTGTGATGCACGTTTCATCATCAGCACTGGAAATGCTGTTGTTTCGCAGAAAGTTCAAGTTTGTGTGCTGGTTTGTATAAATTTGGCTCATTTTCTAATTGGGACTCGTTTGGAAGATATGTTTTATGTTTTTTGCACCGGTTTCTACATGAAATCTGCTCATCACAAATTCTCACCTACTGGAGGATTCCAGCTCTCACCTTGTCATTTCCCCCCCTTGTAATAGATTATCGCACATCGTTTCAGCTGGGGCACAAATATTTTGTACGAAATCATCGACTTTCGGTGCACAAATATTTTGTATGCAATCCCCGTGATTGATTTTCGCTGCCAATTGAATCAGTACATATTGGTTTACCAACAAAAATATGATTTTATTTTGTTAAGCCAATAAGACGGACAAGGGAAAAAAATGGCATCTCCCAAACGGGATCTGTACAACTTCTGTGATTTTAGTTCCACAGCATCAACTTTCAATTCATGTGTCCTTTTCTCATCACATTTGTTTCAATCATGGACAATTCATAATTCAAATCAATGGCAAAAGGAGATGACGTGAATAATAATTTACAATCACACGACAAACTGCTCTCATCTTTTATTGAGCTGCATACTTAAATACAAAGGACACACAACCTGGAAGCAGCAAAAAAAAAAGCGACAGTAATTCTCGAGAGGATTCAAATCCCTGCCGGTCTCCTCAATAATCACAAACCACCCAAGAAAGCAATGGACAGCTCCAGGACCTCCAGGCCTTCAGGGATGTGTTGCCCCTCCCTGCATATGATCATTGGCCGGTGCCGGGTTGACCACCGGGATATCCAGGCTGCTGCCTTCCGCCTCCGGGGAGACCTCCCGCACGTCGGCGATCAGCGCTTCCGGCTGCTGGAAGCCGCCCCACTCCGGGTCGCCGATGGGGCGGATGTCCACCCCGTCCACGGCCAGCTGGACCTCCGTGCTCTCGCTCGAGACCAGGACCGATCTCGAATCGCTCACGCACGCCTTGTCCACGTCGTCGTCTGATGCGTCGACATGCTTTGTCAGCGGAGGGGAGTTGTCGGCGCCAGAGCATGATTCGGATCTCTCTTCGCATACCTGCTTCGTGCTGCTTTGTTCTCTGCATCAGTACAGTTTATCTTTTAATCATCACTGGTAATGCATAGTGTAAATTCATGTTGATGGATAAATGTCTATGCAGGTTTCATTTTGAACTTGTATGCAAAAGGAATGGGACAAGACAAAAACCTCTGCACTTGTGATTGGAGAACACCAATAAGGGCTAGaagttcttctttttctttctcggCAGCATGCAACTTTTCAGCGGCTTCCTTTATCCGAACCGCGGCATCCGCTTCAGACACCCTTACCTTCTCCTCTGCTCGGGCAATTGCTGCTTCCTGTATCACCGCTTGTTCTCTAGCTTTTCCTAGTTCAGTGCGCCACATATATGCTTCCTGAAATGCGGCGTCTCTTTCCTTCAGCAACTGGTCGTTCTCTTTGCTCAGGCTAATTACCTTCTCTTCAGATTGCCGTAGCTGCCATACATCCATTAACCATATTTAGCATTAGAGTTCAGAGCACTTAAATCTTCCAAAATAGTAATAAGCAATACAAAACATAATATTGACCTTAAGCATGGATTGTTCCATTTGTGTTTCCATTGCTTTTTTCAGACGCTCAATCTCTGAACATAGAAGTCGTCTCTGTTCATCGATTGTATGGGCTGCAGAAGCTGCTGCTTCTGCAGCCTCTGCGGTCTCTGTTAACTTCTCTGCAATTTCCTGAATTGTGGCGTCACGAGCACGAATGTCCTTAGCCAAATGCTGCAACTCCTCATCTTTCACTCGGAGAGTCTCCTGGGAAACATTAACACGGTACACAAAGAATTGACCAAATCAATGCCCGTGCATATAACAAGGATACAGAATTATGTAGCTACCATCACACCACCATACAACTTAGTGCCCAAAGATGTAACCATTTAACAGAACTAGACATAGTAATCAAAGTTTAAGAGATTATACTGGTCAGTATATAGTTGGAAGGATGACATGCTAGCCACAAAACAAAAGGTCAAAATTGCATACAATAAGCAAGGAACATTATGTCCTAACAATGAATTCCCACGTTTATTCAGAATATGTTAGTCTGGTCTAAGACAACCGGGCTAATATTAAAAATGGCAGAGATGATGAACTTGTAATTTTTTATGacaattactccctccgtaaagaaatataagagcgtttagatcactattaaacgctcttatatttgaTCATGGTTTGCAACGGCCTGTATGATATTAGTGATTTTGTGCTGGTGTGAATAACGAAGTATGTTTGATCAATAAGTGGGGTGTACATATGTACATTGTGtaataataaaataaaatgctTATTACAATACAAACATATTCGAAAATAAAGCAATATATATTATTAAGAAGTGAATCATGAGTCATGACAGCTCAGCAATGAATCATGCTGGAAATTTTTGTTTGTATGGTCACACCAGCCACAGTTAATAACAATATGGAGCAAGAGATTCAGATAAGAGATTTATCTATCTAGGCCGAGATGAATGCATACCTTCATGATAGTTAAATCATCAAGTTGACCCACATTCGAATTATTTGTACCCAACCCAAGAGCTGCCCTCATTGAAACCTTCAGTGCTGCATCTATCTCCTTCATTGCCTCCAAAGCAGTTGCATTAGCATTAGCAACTGCAGTAGCAACCGTGCCTAATGTAGAAGGAGAGCCATTCCCAGCTAAAGAATTTACTGCCTCTTTATGCGCTTGTAGTACTAATTGAGTTGCACTGTTAATTAAAGATATCATCAGTACCAAATAGTTCAACAACTGTATGTactataatactccctccgttccaaaatagatgacccaactttgtactaaagttagtataaagttgggtcatctaatttggaacggagggagtatttagttTAACTACTGAAAGAAGATTATCGCATAGCCCCGCAATGTACCAAACTAGTTGGGTCCAGGACTCGTAAAGTTGAAAGCAGTTTATGGCAACATATAATTCTTTGGTCCCATTCAAAAGCATTATCTTCTAGTTATACCTTACTGGAAGACAGAATTAAGAGATGCATATACAGTGCAAAAATGCAACTCTAATCACAAGCTGTACAATGAATGTAAACACATCGTTTAAATCTGCACCATGAGACACATCGTTTAAATCTGCACCATGAGAGTGCTACCTTCTACTGGGATAGTGTCACTGTTAGCGATAATCCCATTCACAATGATTGAACGACTCACCAAGTTTGCGTGTTTGGGTTGAGTTCAGCATTTGCACTAGATACTATAATGTAGAATCATAAAATAAATTTGCAAACGCCTGTACAGAGCATACAATGATATTTCACAGgtaatagatcggaaacttactGCAATGTAGATACCCAAGCTTTGGCAGCACCAGGAGTTTCAGCGCAAAGAAAGTAATCTTTTTTCTGAGGAGTTCCAATGTCTACTAGAGTAAAGGAATACCAAAGTCTAGAAGGATATAGACAGCTTGCAAAAAAATATGCTTAAAGCTCATCAGAGGTATAAAGGATACAGAAACAGCATCCGTCATACTTTGGCATGCCTCTGTAAGAATTGAAGTGGCAGTTATACAACCTTCAGAGTGAGAAAGGAAGTACCAAGAATAGTTTATGTTCAGGGACCAATCTTACTGAAAGTTTACAGGAGACAAAGTAATGGTGCTTGAAGCATCAAAGATAATGGTTCCCTTAACGGCAGTTTCATTCCTCCGAAGTCTGGAACAACAAAACACAATAGATAAGGAGATAGCTGTGGAAATGTTCTTTGGCATTCTCAGTTACAAAACACAAGGTGTTCCGTACTTGTATTCCATCTTGCCAGATGTTGGGTCCAATATTATCCATCGTTCGTTCCATTTCCGTAGCTGTTCGAAAGAAGATAATAGCAGTCCAAAAGCGAAATTAGTAGACAATTGTTCAcaagtgatctaaacgctcttatatttctttacaaggGAATAATCAGTAGAACATTATATTCACTAGGATTCTCTTGAATTCATTTGGACATAGTTATTCACACGCTGGCTATCAAATTGCAAGGCCTAGGTAGGTCGCTAACTAGCATCTCATAATATTCAATTCTATCAGTTCACACATGGAGCAAGATTGACTTTGCTTTCCCAGTAATTCGCTCGCAAGGACACAGGGCAATGCAGTACTCCTAGCTGCTACTCGTCAAATTTCATATAATTCCTAGGATATCGATCAAATTACTTCAGGAAACTGAACAGAAAAGTCACTCTGCTATAATCAGACGCGACAAAAACCCAGGACGAGCAATATAAACCAACGACTTACCCTAACTCGCCAAATTGAGCCATTAAACCTAAGTTTTCGACGGCTACACCCCTCACTAGTTCAAATCTATCACCAAAATCGAACATTCACACGCCTAACAAACCCCTATATGATCCAGCGTCCCAGAGATGAGCGCCGTACCGTCTCAGATCGCTTCAGCAGGGGGCCCTGCAGCAGGTACCTCCCGGATCCCGTCGACAGCtgccgcttcaccttctccaggcTGCTCTCCGTGTCCCTGACCCTCTGCGGAATCCCCCGAGCAAATCGTCAGAGAAGACACCAAAGGTGGGAAATTTCAGAGACATGTGGACCGGGGCGGGACGGCGGCGTGCGTACCGGGGAGCTGCCGTTGGTGGACatggcgggggctctggggcgGCGGGGCCGGGGCCGGGGCTAGGGTTTTGGGGGCGGAGGGGAGGCTggaggcgagggcgagggcgaggacgacggcgacgggtaGGTGGTGGAGGGTCGACCGGCCGGTGGGGGCGTTCAGATCGATGGAAATTTCGGTGCCGGAAATGCTTCTGCTACGCTGCCACAAGCTACCCGCGAGCTGTGCTGGCCCCATGTCGCGTGGGCCCGCCGGAACAGCTTCTTGGTTTGTGGGGCACGGCAGGACTGCGATGTCTTGTGTGTCGGAGAAATGATTTTGTATGGACATGCTGAATTTTAAGTTCAAACACAAATTTATTTGCATggtttgaaagaaaaaaaaatcagcGGTACACAGTGTCAACCAATAAACACAACTATTTTATACCCTAAATTTTTTTATACCTCCTAAACGAATTTGTGTTTGAACTTGGAATTTCATATGCCAACAAAACATTATTATTAAACCCATTAAGAGGCGCTAGAATGGTGGCCGATCAGCTACGCCATGTGGCGCATGTTGGCTGGTCACGGTGAGAAAGTATTTTTTTAGAGTTTTTTAAAATGGCAGGGAGACTTTTTTTAGAGAAGTTTTTCTACGTTTTTCTTTCCTTTTAAGATAGTTGTGATGTCCACGTGACGCGAgaatattttttaattttttgacaTGATGGTGAGTTGCGCATAGCTTTCTCAAGCGGCCCGCAATGGCGGGGCCCAACAACTAGTCACCATCAGAGGCAGAGACAGGGGGTGCGAGCAGGGGTCAGACACCCCCCATCGCCTTGCCCAGGTACTAGTATTACTACTCTAGCCCAAAGGGGAAGTAATATAGGCTTGCCCGTAGGCATAATCATGCTAATGACATCGGGACTTTCGAGCCCAAAGGCCCAAATTATTTGCAGCCGTCAGATCAAGTAGGAAAATTTCCTATCCCTTTTCAGAAACTTTGCAATAGATGGTGGCCCCGTGGATCAATCAACGCAGAGGCCTGGATCTACCGTCTATTTTGAATTTTTTGACATTGATATTTTGCCCATTTAACTGAATGGGAGCTTCATCTTTTAACCACTAGTCTGCATCCTTGGCCGTTTGAATTAGAAGTTGACAACTACAAGCCCACCCTGCATTTGTTTTGTATCCAGCTTGTATAACTCTGTGTCGGACCTCAAACTTTGCAATACATGATGGGCACATCCATCAAACAATGCAAAGGCTCGGGTCTACCATCCATCTCAGAGTTTTCCCCTCTTTGACATTGATCTTTTGCCCATATAACTGAATGGGAGGTTCATCTTTCAACCACTAGTGTGCACCCTTAGGCGTTCCAATACAATAAACTTTGACAACGTCCCGCTCACCAGCTTAAAGCCACAGAACTGGGATGCATAACAATTGTGTCATACATTATGCATACCAGAttcgcaaaaataaaataaaataaaaagataGGACAAAGATTGACACTACTGCACGCTGATATAGCTTGTATCTTTCAGAATTGTTGCTCCTCCCGCGCACCAGCCATCGAGCT
This genomic window from Aegilops tauschii subsp. strangulata cultivar AL8/78 chromosome 4, Aet v6.0, whole genome shotgun sequence contains:
- the LOC109785940 gene encoding uncharacterized protein, coding for MSTNGSSPRVRDTESSLEKVKRQLSTGSGRYLLQGPLLKRSETLRKWNERWIILDPTSGKMEYKLRRNETAVKGTIIFDASSTITLSPVNFQGMPKYDGCCFYIGTPQKKDYFLCAETPGAAKAWVSTLHATQLVLQAHKEAVNSLAGNGSPSTLGTVATAVANANATALEAMKEIDAALKVSMRAALGLGTNNSNVGQLDDLTIMKETLRVKDEELQHLAKDIRARDATIQEIAEKLTETAEAAEAAASAAHTIDEQRRLLCSEIERLKKAMETQMEQSMLKLRQSEEKVISLSKENDQLLKERDAAFQEAYMWRTELGKAREQAVIQEAAIARAEEKVRVSEADAAVRIKEAAEKLHAAEKEKEELLALIGVLQSQVQREQSSTKQVCEERSESCSGADNSPPLTKHVDASDDDVDKACVSDSRSVLVSSESTEVQLAVDGVDIRPIGDPEWGGFQQPEALIADVREVSPEAEGSSLDIPVVNPAPANDHMQGGATHP